In Archangium violaceum, the following are encoded in one genomic region:
- a CDS encoding methyl-accepting chemotaxis protein: protein MSPVDTKNEVVATEGAGPRSKKAGSLKPLTDTVIAVLAGNLDARVAKNAVEEDAADLANLFNQLLERFASSERRKQVAAQEIDQAIDALITLVREGDLAQWNTSTEDAQLGPLLEGFGKVIETLRTFVREINEAALRLSSSANQVLAASTQHETSSTEQAAAIHETTATMEELKHASAQIAENAGSVARVAEETLGAARAGRGAIGEFIQAMQQIRSDGVAVADSITKLSKRVERIGTVVEVIDEIADRSDLLALNAALEGSRAGEAGKGFSIVAAEMRRLAENVMESTKEIKNLITEIREATAAAGTAAEASKEATESGEKLGAVAAQAVEGILAGVQETSDAARVINLATQQQRTATEQVVASMAEIEDVTRQTTQASKQATGAAAELTQLAGRLAELIKRFKAD from the coding sequence ATGTCCCCTGTTGACACGAAGAACGAAGTGGTCGCGACGGAGGGCGCCGGCCCTCGTAGCAAGAAGGCCGGCTCCCTCAAGCCCCTCACCGACACCGTGATCGCGGTGCTGGCGGGCAACCTCGACGCGCGCGTTGCCAAGAATGCCGTGGAGGAGGATGCCGCCGACCTGGCCAACCTCTTCAACCAGCTCCTCGAGCGTTTCGCCTCCTCCGAGCGCCGCAAGCAGGTGGCCGCCCAGGAGATCGATCAGGCCATCGACGCCCTCATCACCCTGGTGCGCGAGGGTGACCTGGCCCAGTGGAACACCTCCACTGAAGACGCCCAGCTCGGGCCCCTCCTCGAGGGCTTCGGCAAGGTGATCGAGACGCTGCGCACCTTCGTGCGGGAGATCAACGAGGCGGCCCTGCGCCTGTCCTCGTCCGCCAACCAGGTGCTCGCCGCCTCCACGCAGCACGAGACGAGCTCCACCGAGCAGGCCGCGGCCATCCACGAGACCACGGCCACGATGGAAGAGCTCAAGCACGCCTCGGCGCAGATCGCCGAGAACGCCGGCAGCGTGGCGCGCGTGGCCGAGGAGACCCTGGGTGCCGCTCGCGCGGGCCGGGGCGCCATCGGCGAGTTCATCCAGGCCATGCAGCAGATCCGCAGCGACGGCGTCGCGGTGGCCGACTCCATCACCAAGCTGTCCAAGCGCGTGGAGCGTATCGGCACGGTGGTCGAGGTGATCGACGAGATCGCCGACCGCTCGGACCTGCTCGCGCTCAACGCCGCCCTCGAGGGCAGCCGCGCCGGTGAGGCGGGCAAGGGCTTCTCCATCGTGGCGGCCGAGATGCGGCGCCTGGCGGAGAACGTCATGGAGTCCACCAAGGAGATCAAGAACCTGATCACCGAGATCCGCGAGGCCACGGCCGCCGCGGGTACCGCCGCCGAGGCTTCCAAGGAGGCTACGGAGTCGGGTGAGAAGCTGGGCGCGGTGGCGGCGCAGGCCGTCGAGGGCATCCTCGCCGGCGTGCAGGAGACGAGTGACGCGGCTCGCGTCATCAACCTCGCCACCCAGCAGCAGCGCACCGCCACCGAGCAGGTGGTGGCCTCCATGGCGGAGATCGAGGACGTGACGCGCCAGACCACCCAGGCTTCCAAGCAGGCCACGGGTGCCGCCGCCGAGCTCACGCAGCTCGCCGGACGGCTGGCTGAGCTCATCAAGCGCTTCAAGGCCGACTGA
- a CDS encoding chemotaxis protein CheB translates to MLLVGEILRGASRGLFDGVVLAPAGTVCEFSEALEHVQRLHPDVALIDLSGPDALKAIERVMAERPVPVVALHPGVLSGADAFQALALGAVEVVERPAEPGVDFWQTVGRKLMLLAEVRVSRPVHVQKSRDARPPPTEAPYPLVAIASSLGGPKALSVVLKMLPKDFPAPVCICQHISQGFTEGLAQWLGSESPLRVVEANDGEEMVPGTVYIARSGSHLMVRPKGVLSLDPSPPVRGFRPSCDVLLTSAAEAFGTRTLGVILTGMGRDGARGLKEIRERGGRTIAQNKATCVVYGMPKEAVRLGAAEEVLPLDRIAPMLVQWVGTC, encoded by the coding sequence GTGTTGCTCGTGGGAGAGATCCTTCGGGGAGCCTCGCGGGGGTTGTTCGACGGGGTGGTGCTCGCCCCCGCCGGCACCGTCTGCGAGTTCTCCGAAGCCCTGGAGCACGTGCAGCGCCTGCATCCGGACGTGGCCCTGATCGACCTGTCCGGGCCCGACGCCCTCAAGGCGATCGAGCGGGTGATGGCGGAGCGGCCGGTGCCGGTGGTCGCGCTCCACCCGGGCGTGCTCTCCGGCGCGGACGCCTTCCAGGCGCTCGCCCTGGGGGCCGTGGAGGTGGTGGAGCGGCCGGCCGAGCCCGGCGTGGACTTCTGGCAGACGGTGGGCCGCAAGCTGATGCTGCTCGCCGAGGTGCGCGTGTCGCGCCCCGTGCACGTCCAGAAGTCCCGCGACGCGCGTCCTCCTCCCACCGAGGCCCCCTATCCGCTGGTGGCCATCGCCTCGTCGCTCGGCGGGCCCAAGGCGCTCTCCGTGGTGTTGAAGATGTTGCCGAAGGACTTCCCCGCGCCCGTGTGCATCTGCCAGCACATCAGCCAGGGCTTCACCGAGGGGCTGGCGCAGTGGCTCGGCTCCGAGTCTCCGCTGCGCGTGGTGGAGGCCAATGACGGCGAGGAGATGGTGCCCGGCACCGTCTACATCGCGCGCTCCGGCTCGCATCTGATGGTGCGCCCCAAGGGCGTGTTGTCGTTGGATCCGAGCCCGCCCGTGCGCGGCTTCCGGCCCTCGTGCGACGTGCTGCTCACGTCGGCGGCGGAGGCCTTCGGGACGCGCACCCTGGGAGTCATCCTCACCGGGATGGGCCGGGACGGCGCCCGGGGACTGAAGGAAATCCGCGAGCGGGGCGGTCGCACCATCGCCCAGAACAAGGCGACCTGCGTGGTCTACGGAATGCCGAAGGAGGCCGTG
- a CDS encoding chemotaxis protein CheW, with the protein MTTTPLQRALRKAPDRAIAGQARPEQEFFCFRAGELRLGVPSENVLEVIRTGLLTPLPRTPSFLLGVTGHRGEVLPVMDLLRFLGKGESRVGPRTRLFIGTSGNYRVGVVADAVLGLRRVPLADILPPPLGGDAAAEHLLGVADGTTPQDAVAFLNFAKLLQSARQRAVVR; encoded by the coding sequence TTGACCACCACTCCCCTCCAGCGTGCGCTCCGGAAGGCGCCCGACCGCGCCATCGCCGGCCAGGCCCGGCCGGAGCAGGAATTCTTCTGCTTCCGCGCGGGCGAACTCCGTCTCGGTGTTCCCAGCGAGAATGTCCTCGAGGTCATTCGCACCGGGCTCCTGACCCCCCTTCCCCGGACACCCTCCTTCCTCCTGGGTGTTACCGGCCATCGCGGCGAGGTACTCCCCGTGATGGATCTGCTGCGCTTCCTTGGCAAGGGGGAGTCCCGCGTCGGACCCAGGACCCGGCTCTTCATCGGCACCAGCGGCAACTACCGCGTGGGTGTGGTGGCGGACGCGGTGCTCGGCCTGCGCCGGGTCCCCTTGGCCGACATCCTTCCTCCTCCCCTGGGAGGGGATGCGGCCGCCGAGCACCTGCTCGGTGTGGCCGATGGCACCACGCCCCAGGACGCGGTGGCCTTCCTCAACTTCGCCAAGTTGCTGCAGAGCGCCCGGCAGCGCGCGGTGGTGCGATGA
- a CDS encoding hybrid sensor histidine kinase/response regulator, with the protein MDTESLKRSLLSKFQEVSADRLQKIQLGVLDLEKPTADQAADEVARELHTMKGEARMLGLAAIGQLAHAAEDVLRAERDGRAATEVATDLLLRACDTISDLLDDSEGAQSGTPASQEMVEALSAASGHPIPPIGGVKSASQTAVAVVRPPEPVVHEVVEVVEAAPDLSEPIYAPPPAPPPAPAAPPSAPPRGNKPEHAHEEGHTTKALADRSIRVNVEVLDSLGLLAGDLLVESARGRLRASEVEALLQRFSRLGDRFLRLAEQVHVPNVLRNDLERIESDLHMLRDDAFRFVRRNGDGIETLHGNLAMMADHVAEARLVPLSTVFDAFPRAVRDIARAQAKEVDLVIENADLGVDRSMLGDVRDALVHLLRNGVDHGLESPDERRMLGKPAAGRLSIRVRADGDMLSIEVADDGRGMDPQKLREVAVRKRLLSEQQAAALSEREAIELVFRAGFSTREEVTDISGRGVGMDVVKKKVESLGGSVGIVSRQGRGSSITLRLPQSLALMKVLLVRLGDDVYGMPAADVVAVMRVKPEDRMEVFGTLAVKHRGKPTALVGLGPLLGVNGGNRFDKPPAVVVRHGDDFAALVVDGFVDEREVAVKPCGGEFLKGASFIAGTAALEDGRIAVLLHVPDIMTEVRRMARPVTQSQSAKRLRVLLVDDSPIARATESALVKALGHSVDEAQDGEEGYLRAQSQAYDLILTDVQMPRLDGFSFTRRLKTTAGLARIPVIILSSLASPEDRRRGAEAGADAYLVKGELGVESLAQTIDRLT; encoded by the coding sequence ATGGACACCGAGTCCCTCAAGAGATCCCTCCTGTCGAAGTTCCAGGAGGTCAGCGCCGACCGTCTCCAGAAGATCCAGCTGGGCGTCCTCGATCTCGAGAAGCCCACCGCGGATCAGGCGGCGGACGAGGTCGCGCGCGAGCTGCACACGATGAAGGGCGAGGCCCGCATGCTGGGTCTGGCCGCCATCGGCCAGCTCGCGCACGCGGCCGAGGACGTGTTGCGCGCGGAGCGCGACGGGCGGGCCGCCACCGAGGTGGCGACGGACCTCCTGCTGCGCGCCTGCGACACCATCTCCGACCTCCTCGACGACTCCGAGGGTGCCCAGTCGGGCACCCCGGCCTCGCAGGAGATGGTCGAGGCGCTCTCCGCCGCCTCCGGCCACCCGATTCCACCCATTGGTGGCGTCAAGTCGGCCTCGCAGACCGCCGTGGCCGTGGTGCGTCCTCCAGAGCCCGTGGTGCACGAGGTCGTGGAGGTGGTGGAGGCGGCTCCCGATCTTTCGGAGCCTATCTACGCGCCTCCTCCGGCCCCGCCGCCCGCGCCGGCCGCTCCTCCCTCCGCGCCCCCTCGCGGCAACAAGCCCGAGCACGCGCACGAGGAGGGACACACCACCAAGGCGCTCGCCGATCGCAGCATCCGGGTGAACGTCGAGGTGCTCGACTCGCTCGGCCTGCTCGCCGGTGACCTCCTGGTGGAGAGCGCGCGCGGTCGTCTGCGCGCCTCCGAGGTCGAGGCCCTGCTCCAGCGCTTCTCGCGCCTGGGCGATCGCTTCCTGCGCCTGGCCGAGCAGGTCCACGTCCCCAACGTGCTGCGCAACGATCTCGAGCGCATCGAGAGCGACCTGCACATGCTGCGCGACGACGCGTTCCGCTTCGTGCGCCGCAACGGGGACGGCATCGAGACGCTTCATGGCAACCTGGCCATGATGGCGGACCACGTGGCCGAGGCGCGCCTCGTGCCGCTGTCCACCGTGTTCGATGCCTTCCCGCGCGCCGTGCGCGACATCGCGCGCGCCCAGGCCAAGGAGGTGGATCTCGTCATCGAGAACGCCGACCTCGGCGTGGATCGCTCGATGCTCGGCGACGTGCGCGACGCCCTGGTGCACCTGCTGCGCAATGGCGTGGACCACGGCCTGGAGTCGCCCGACGAGCGCCGCATGCTCGGCAAGCCCGCCGCGGGCCGGTTGAGCATCCGCGTGCGTGCCGACGGCGACATGCTCAGCATCGAGGTGGCCGACGATGGCCGCGGCATGGACCCGCAGAAGCTGCGGGAGGTGGCCGTGCGCAAGCGCCTGCTCAGCGAGCAGCAGGCCGCCGCTCTCTCCGAGCGCGAGGCCATCGAGCTCGTGTTCCGCGCCGGCTTCTCCACCCGCGAGGAGGTCACCGACATCTCCGGCCGCGGCGTGGGCATGGACGTCGTGAAGAAGAAGGTGGAGTCGCTGGGTGGCTCGGTGGGCATCGTCAGCCGCCAGGGCCGTGGCTCCTCCATCACCCTGCGCCTGCCGCAGTCGCTGGCGTTGATGAAGGTGCTGCTGGTGCGCCTGGGCGATGACGTCTACGGCATGCCCGCCGCCGACGTGGTGGCGGTGATGCGCGTGAAGCCGGAGGACCGGATGGAGGTCTTCGGCACCCTGGCGGTGAAGCACCGGGGCAAGCCCACCGCGCTGGTGGGCCTGGGGCCGCTGCTGGGCGTCAACGGAGGCAACCGCTTCGACAAGCCGCCCGCCGTGGTGGTGCGTCACGGTGACGACTTCGCCGCGCTGGTGGTGGACGGCTTCGTGGACGAGCGCGAGGTGGCGGTGAAGCCCTGCGGTGGCGAGTTCCTCAAGGGAGCCTCGTTCATCGCCGGCACCGCCGCGCTGGAGGACGGCCGCATCGCCGTGCTCCTGCACGTGCCGGACATCATGACGGAGGTGCGCCGCATGGCGCGGCCCGTCACCCAGTCCCAGTCCGCCAAGCGCCTGCGGGTGCTGCTGGTGGATGACTCGCCCATCGCGCGGGCCACCGAGTCCGCGCTCGTCAAGGCGCTCGGCCACAGCGTGGACGAGGCCCAGGACGGCGAGGAGGGCTACCTCCGGGCACAGTCCCAGGCGTACGATCTCATCCTCACGGACGTGCAGATGCCTCGGCTGGACGGCTTCTCGTTCACGCGGCGGCTCAAGACCACCGCGGGACTGGCCCGCATCCCGGTCATCATCCTCTCCTCGCTCGCGTCGCCGGAGGACAGACGGCGCGGCGCCGAGGCGGGCGCGGATGCGTACCTGGTCAAGGGCGAGCTGGGCGTGGAGAGTCTTGCGCAGACCATCGATCGTCTGACCTGA
- a CDS encoding Frizzy aggregation protein FrzB, giving the protein MIGYDDPSPELNEVDVLFFEVGDIVYGTDASQVLRIDRSHPDDLVLEGLGPLKRGNRALVFDTPEGEGHLKVDTIRGVRPVPIVSLRRLPSVAFAASYTVGVFLDEEDRPVMLIDLVETLNAQGRH; this is encoded by the coding sequence ATGATCGGGTACGACGATCCGTCGCCCGAGCTCAACGAGGTCGACGTCCTCTTCTTCGAGGTCGGCGACATCGTCTACGGGACCGACGCCTCGCAGGTGCTGCGCATCGACCGCTCCCATCCGGACGACCTGGTGCTCGAGGGGCTCGGTCCCCTCAAGCGTGGCAATCGCGCGCTCGTCTTCGACACTCCCGAGGGGGAGGGCCACCTGAAGGTGGACACCATCCGGGGTGTGCGCCCCGTCCCCATCGTGTCCCTGCGGCGACTGCCCTCCGTGGCCTTCGCCGCTTCCTATACGGTGGGCGTGTTCCTCGACGAGGAGGACCGCCCCGTGATGCTCATCGATCTTGTTGAAACCTTGAATGCTCAAGGAAGGCACTGA